In one Nicotiana sylvestris chromosome 8, ASM39365v2, whole genome shotgun sequence genomic region, the following are encoded:
- the LOC138874799 gene encoding uncharacterized mitochondrial protein AtMg00810-like produces MDHSKGFKRQGKYKICKFLKSLYGLKQASRQWNIKLTDVLQEANYIKVHMVILCSPEKKRKYTPELISNVGLSGTRPMNTPLEVNSKLTTMDYDEHVGGIKDPLLRDITSYQKLIGMLLYLSITRADISFVVQVLGQFMQKPKVSHWEGSIRFVRYCHDPNFPL; encoded by the exons ATGGACCATTCTAAGGGGTTTAAAAGGCAGGGGAAGTATAAGATATgcaagtttctcaaatcattgtaCGGCTTGAAGCAAGCATCAAGACAATGGAATATAAAGCTCACAGATGTCCTTCAAGAAGCTAACTACATCAAAGTCCATATGGTCATTCTCTGTTCACCAGAAAAGAAG AGGAAGTACACACCTGAGTTGATCTCTAACGTTGGCTTAAGTGGAACTAGACCAATGAATACACCTCTGGAGGTGAATTCCAAACTCACCACTATGGACTATGATGAACATGTGGGAGGTATCAAAGATCCTTTACTTAGAGACATTACATCTTATCAGAAGCTCATTGGGATGTTACTCTATCTTTCAATCACCAGGGCAGATATTAGTTTTGTTGTGCAGGTTCTTGGTCAATTTATGCAGAAACCTAAAGTTTCACACTGGGAGGGATCAATCAGATTTGTAAGATACTGTCATGATCCTAATTTTCCTCTGTAG
- the LOC138874800 gene encoding uncharacterized protein: MRRSRSTSNLFPLDPEIERTLHRARKELEARYKTERELDILVQPQPTVMAGNGGRPMIEAAKPNLANMTQAIVKPDITGHFELKQYMVQLIQSTEQYVGLFHEDPQRHIQNFLEITDTYNYPNVSKDYVRLTLFPFSLLGEAKEWLQKEPANSFHTWDDLEKKFLIKFFPTKKTKSLRSQILGFQQRDDETLRQAWVLDHTFVDGLDETSKMNLDSACEGSCMERPYSEIQLLLNNITANDHNWQGEGEPRRAMKQKAAGVLELDDFSAMRADIAKLANQMNRMTMNQTQQLGPMNKQAQYGNTYNANWRNHPNFSWGGNQSNQNQYRSQGNFNQPQRPPQQVEESTNDLLKKLLHDSQQLRTNFRNLERQMGQLAANQNTRPAGALPSDTEKNLQVSAITLRTGRELKEVPKKRKDKPIPEGELIPKATQEVKKDDTVLAPVNVPRPPPPFPQRLQKKNDDRMYNKFLSMLSQIQLNIPLVDTIHNIPKYAKYIKDIVANKRRLTEYETVALTEELSANFLSKLSKWKVEAEEFGVHHGLHDKARVLDE, translated from the exons atgcggaggagtagaagcacaagcaatctcttccctcttgatcctgaaattgagAGAACACTTCATAGAGCGAGGAAGGAGTTGGAAGCTAGATacaaaacagaaagagagttggacattttagttcaaccacagccaacagtgatggcaggtaatGGAGGGCGTCCGATGATAGAAGCTGCAAAGCcaaatcttgctaatatgacCCAGGCTATTGTCAAGCCTGATATCActggtcactttgagcttaaacagtacatggtacAGCTGATTCAGTCCACTGAGCAATATGTAGGTCTATTTCATGAAGACccgcagaggcacattcagaattttttggaaatcacggatacttacaactatccaaatgtttccaaggactatgtcaggctaaccttgtttcctttttcattgttgGGGGAAGCTAAAGAATGGTTGCAGAAGGAGCCTGCTAATTCATTccatacttgggatgatttagaaaagaaattcttaatcaagtttttccccactaaaaagacaaagtctttgcggagccagattcttgggtttcaacaacgggatgatgagactcttcgccaagcttgg GTATTGGACCATACTTTTGTGGATGGATTAGATGAGacttcaaagatgaatcttgattcagcttgtgaaGGTAGTTGCATGGAGAGACCATatagtgaaatacaacttctACTAAACAACAtcactgctaatgatcataattggcaaggtgagggagaaccaaggagagcaatgaaacagaaagcagcaGGGGTACTTGAACTGGATGATTTTTCAGCCATGAGAGCAGAtatagcaaaattggcaaatcaaatgaaTAGAATGACAATGAACCAGACACAACAATT AGGTCCGATGAACAAACAGGCACAATATGGGAATACTTACAATGCAAATTGGAGaaatcatcctaatttctcttggggtggaaatcaatcaaatcagaatcaatatagaTCCCAgggaaattttaatcaacctcaaagGCCACCCCAGCAAGTAGAggaaagtacaaatgatttgttgaagaaattgttgcaTGACAGTCAACAACTCAGAACTAATTTTAGAAATctggaaaggcaaatgggacagctagctgcaaatcaaaacactagacctgcaggtgctctaccaagtgatacagaaAAAAATCTgcaagttagtgcaattacacttagaactggaagggaattaaaagaagttccaaagaagagaaaagacaaacctatacctgagggtgaattgattcccaaagcaacacagGAAGTAAAGAAAGATGATACAGTTTTAGCACCTGTGAATgttccaaggccaccaccaccttttccacaaagattgcagaaaaagaatgatgatcgcatgtacaacaaatttctctctatgttgagtcagattcaattgaatattccgttggtagatACGATTCATAATATTCCAAAGTATGccaagtacataaaagatattgTGGCTAATAAGAGGAGATTGACTGAATatgaaacagttgcacttactgagga ATTGAGTGCTAACTTCTTAAGTAAGCTTAGCAAATGGAAAGTAGAGGCGGAAGAGTTTGGAGTCCACCATGGCCTACATGATAAAGCAAGAGTCCTTGATGAGTAA
- the LOC138874801 gene encoding uncharacterized protein, with product MGQLAANQNTRPAGALPSDTEKNPQVSAITLRIGKELEEVPKKRKDKPIPEGELIPKATQEAKKDDTVSAHMNVPRPPPPFPQRLQKKNDDRMFNKFLSMLSQIQLNIPLVDAIRDILKYAKYIKDIVANKRRLTEFEIVALTEESIAYPEGVIEDVLLKIGKFIFPADFIILDFEADEKVPIILGRPLLATELSMISVMEMDEQLIAPSVYLKDSLEKAIVLFESLEINDEVEEMKHILNASCEYIKGLNPFEPLNRRNGPPPKPSIEEAPKLELKPLPSHLHYAYLGSSDTLPVIISSDLSELQEEKLLRVLREHKRAIGWTMSDIRGISLAFCMHKILMKEGHKPSIEQQRRLNPNMKEVVLKEVIKWLDAGNVFPISDSKWVDKAKVEAIEKLPPPTSVRGIRNFLGHAGSYRRFIKDFLKISSPLCMLLEKDTSFKFDDACLKAFDELKRRLVTTPIIIALDWKLPFELMCDASDIAIGAVLGQRKEKIFYSIHYASRTLNPAQ from the exons atgggacagctagctgcaaatcaaaacactagacctgcaggtgctctaccaagtgatacagaaaaaaatccgcaagttagtgcaattacacttagaatTGGAaaggaattagaagaagttccaaagaagagaaaagacaaacctatacctgagggtgaattgattcccaaagcaacacagGAAGCAAAGAAAGATGATACAGTTTCAGCACATATGAATgttccaaggccaccaccaccttttccacaaagattgcagaaaaagaatgatgatcgcatgttcaacaaatttctctctatgttgagtcagattcaattgaatattccgttggtagatgCGATTCGTGATATTCTAAAGTATGccaagtacataaaagatattgtggctaacaagaggagattgactgaatttgaaatagttgcacttactgaaga gtccatagcttacccggaaggggtgattgaagatgtgctgctgaaaattgggaaattcattttcccggctgatttcattatcttagATTTTGAAGCagatgaaaaagttcctattatattgggaagacctctcttggctacag aattgtctatgatatctgtcatggagatGGATGAGCAACTTATTGCCCCAAGTGTATATTTGAAGGATTCTTTAGAGAAAGCAATTGTGTTGTTCGAgagtttggagattaatgatgaggttgaagagatgaagcatattttgaatgcatcatgtgaatatataaaaggtttaaatccctttgaacctttgaacaGACGAAATGGTCCTCCTCCGAAGCCATCAATTGAAGAAGCTCCAAAATTGGAActaaagcctttaccttctcaccttcattatgcttatttgggtagttctgatacgttacctgttattatttcttcTGACTTGTCTGAATTGCAGGAGGAAAAATTGCTGagagtactacgtgagcataaaagagcaattgggtggacaatgtctgacataagaggtattagtctagctttttgcatgcataaaattctcatgaAGGAAGGACACAAGCCGagcatagaacaacaacgccgcctaaatcccaacatgaaagaggtggtattaaaagaagtgattaaatggcttgatgcaggtaATGTATTTCCAATctctgatagcaaatgg GTGGACAAGGCAAAggtggaagcaattgaaaaattacctccaccaacatcagttagaggcattcgcaatttcttgggccatgcaggttcttatcgtcgtttcattaaagattttttaaaaatttcgtCTCCTTTGTGCatgcttcttgagaaagatacatcctttaagtttgatgatgcttgtctgaaagcatttgatgagctgaaaaGAAGATTAGTTACTACACCAATTATCATTGCTCTagattggaaacttccatttgagttgatgtgtgatgcaagtgatatagccattggagctgttttggggcaaCGGAAGGAGAAAATCTTTTACTCCATTCATTATGCGAGCAGAACTCTTAATCCAGCTCaatga